Proteins from one Chloroflexota bacterium genomic window:
- a CDS encoding response regulator transcription factor, whose protein sequence is MLIGGTTLTRAGMRSVLAEYEAEIVAATSTIEPLIEQLGVVDVVILLDDQALPWLLQQTNDQPAILLISQELPHPMPQQRAWGVVSTDAYPQEIWASLQALQLGLCVLSPSILAQIHSPPQPEPLDNQLSEREHEVLQLLAEGLTNRQIAQRLIISEHTVKFHVSALLGKLDVSSRTEAIRVGAQRGLIIW, encoded by the coding sequence ATGTTGATTGGCGGAACGACGCTGACTCGTGCGGGTATGCGCAGCGTGTTAGCCGAGTACGAGGCTGAAATTGTGGCAGCAACCTCAACCATCGAGCCATTAATCGAACAATTGGGAGTTGTCGATGTAGTGATTTTGCTCGATGATCAAGCGCTACCCTGGCTTTTGCAGCAAACCAACGATCAACCTGCGATCTTACTGATTAGCCAAGAATTACCACACCCCATGCCACAGCAACGAGCATGGGGTGTGGTTTCAACCGATGCTTACCCTCAAGAAATTTGGGCCAGTTTGCAAGCGCTACAGCTTGGTTTATGTGTGCTATCGCCAAGTATTTTGGCTCAAATTCACAGCCCACCCCAGCCAGAACCCTTGGATAATCAACTGAGCGAGCGTGAACATGAAGTGCTGCAATTGCTAGCCGAGGGCTTGACCAATCGCCAAATCGCTCAGCGCTTAATCATCAGCGAGCATACCGTGAAATTTCATGTTTCAGCGTTACTCGGCAAGTTGGATGTTAGCTCGCGGACTGAAGCGATTCGGGTTGGCGCTCAACGCGGCTTAATTATTTGGTAG
- the rsmA gene encoding 16S rRNA (adenine(1518)-N(6)/adenine(1519)-N(6))-dimethyltransferase RsmA, which translates to MNPYTDPSRVRGALNSIGVRPSKSMGQNFLIDPTPLKLALEHAEVNANDVVVEVGPGLGVLTWELLNAAGQVISIELDPRLAGRLRTEFAERPLTIVESDVLEIAPSAMLAAAGLPADTSYKLVANIPYAITSPLLRHFLEGDSPPSLMMVLMQWEVADRITAKPGDLSILAHSVQLYATAEIIARVPAASFLPAPAVDSALVLMRRRATNAVPTAPKALFKVIRAGFSQARKKLINSLAGGLAGQGFGKEQVLAAIVQAEIDPNLRAEVLTLEQWARLTETLGIATK; encoded by the coding sequence ATGAATCCATATACCGATCCGTCGCGGGTGCGCGGAGCTTTAAATAGCATCGGGGTACGCCCGAGCAAAAGCATGGGCCAGAATTTTTTGATCGATCCCACGCCGCTCAAGTTGGCCTTAGAACATGCCGAAGTTAATGCCAACGATGTGGTGGTTGAGGTTGGGCCTGGTTTGGGTGTGCTGACCTGGGAATTGTTGAATGCCGCTGGTCAAGTGATTAGCATTGAGCTTGATCCACGTTTGGCTGGACGCTTGCGCACTGAGTTTGCCGAGCGCCCTTTGACAATTGTTGAAAGCGATGTGCTAGAAATTGCTCCCAGCGCAATGTTGGCGGCGGCTGGCTTGCCCGCCGATACATCTTATAAATTGGTGGCAAATATTCCCTATGCGATTACTTCGCCCTTGTTGCGCCATTTTCTTGAAGGCGATAGCCCGCCTAGCCTGATGATGGTGTTGATGCAGTGGGAAGTTGCCGATCGGATTACGGCTAAACCAGGTGATCTGAGCATTTTGGCGCATAGTGTGCAATTGTATGCTACTGCTGAAATTATTGCGCGGGTGCCAGCCGCTTCGTTCTTGCCAGCGCCGGCTGTCGATTCGGCTTTAGTGCTGATGCGCCGCCGTGCTACCAACGCTGTGCCGACTGCTCCCAAAGCTTTGTTTAAGGTGATTCGCGCAGGGTTTAGCCAAGCCCGTAAAAAGCTGATCAATTCGTTGGCTGGTGGTTTGGCTGGTCAAGGATTTGGCAAGGAGCAAGTGCTGGCGGCAATTGTTCAGGCCGAAATTGACCCTAATTTGCGAGCCGAGGTGCTGACCTTGGAGCAATGGGCCAGATTAACTGAAACGCTGGGCATTGCTACCAAATAA
- a CDS encoding STAS domain-containing protein encodes MAELIQETNGKVLIVRLPARMDAAAVRELEEPFAQSIADHNGPVLVDVSKVDFAASLALRMLMMNLKDQQNRGQNLMLFGLQTQIAEVFRKTRFDTLFTIADDEASGIEQLSA; translated from the coding sequence ATGGCTGAACTGATCCAAGAAACCAATGGTAAGGTCTTGATCGTGCGTTTGCCTGCTCGCATGGACGCTGCGGCGGTTCGTGAGCTCGAAGAACCATTTGCTCAATCGATTGCTGATCACAATGGGCCTGTGTTGGTCGATGTAAGCAAAGTCGATTTTGCGGCAAGCTTGGCCTTGCGCATGCTCATGATGAATTTGAAAGATCAGCAAAATCGTGGGCAAAATTTGATGCTGTTTGGCTTGCAAACCCAAATTGCTGAGGTTTTCCGCAAAACCCGTTTCGATACGCTGTTTACAATTGCCGACGACGAAGCCAGCGGCATCGAGCAACTGAGCGCCTAA
- a CDS encoding glycosyltransferase family 39 protein, producing the protein MPKHPTRSISLGLLIVALGLRFFRLSSQSLWLDEGGTWSEATGRSWLSLFGDLFSPRQSYPLYHLLMKAWTSVFGDSELALRAPSALAGALAVVLLYHLAWRLSTPTVAWVAAGLLAINPFGLWQSQDAKVYSILMAAVLWSNLVLLDLLDQTKPKQVWLWFASVVLCLSLHRLTLLHVLGQVLVLALHFRQSAWHKWLWAGFSLLSLGFVAGIMFGLRQDPNAPPIGRTIGAFQAAWLLLGRLSFDRSSSDLTWRLLPVGLALASGLWLTWSHPRRNIILSLWLLPTLLFLAVLAAGSPLYEPRYLSFSLPLFCLILALGLAGMAQQRWLSAGSIVAIGGLSAWLVFQQPYGIWSGNAVKEDYRGAVQSLAEHVAPDDVVIVQPPYIATLYQYYASRVTPDALPIAHGFGRIGAIGYDQGEFDNDYAALLAGQRRGWLLIAPENAKAIDPPNPQYPQDDMGKVGINFLTADLNDKWRCTDLPYWEFNALRILCQSFPRPMQVENLALVGTWPIPNSATATWDNNLQLEGYQLQTWADGYQAGGTLPVQLAWRTNNVLAKDYRLFIHLVPALGAPVAAQVDTMPLNGGLPTSRWQANQAIHDQVSVPLPKNLAKGRYLVVLGWYDPTITAIEAQRLPVTTSTAQHGANYIELGTVEIE; encoded by the coding sequence ATGCCTAAACATCCCACTCGCAGCATCAGTCTTGGCCTTTTGATCGTCGCGCTGGGCTTACGCTTTTTCCGCCTGAGCAGCCAAAGTTTATGGCTCGATGAAGGCGGTACCTGGAGCGAGGCTACTGGTCGTTCGTGGCTCAGTTTATTCGGCGATCTGTTTAGCCCACGCCAAAGTTACCCACTTTATCATTTGCTGATGAAGGCTTGGACGAGCGTGTTTGGCGATAGCGAGCTGGCCTTGCGTGCGCCTTCGGCGCTTGCTGGAGCGCTGGCAGTGGTGTTGCTGTATCATTTGGCATGGCGTTTGAGCACCCCCACAGTGGCTTGGGTTGCGGCTGGCTTGTTGGCGATCAATCCGTTTGGTTTGTGGCAAAGCCAAGATGCCAAGGTCTATAGCATATTAATGGCGGCGGTGCTTTGGTCGAATCTGGTATTGCTTGACCTGCTTGATCAAACCAAACCGAAGCAGGTTTGGCTGTGGTTTGCTAGTGTGGTGCTCTGTCTAAGCTTGCATCGCTTGACCTTGTTGCACGTGCTCGGTCAAGTGTTGGTATTGGCGTTGCATTTCAGGCAATCGGCGTGGCACAAATGGCTTTGGGCTGGGTTTAGTTTGCTCAGCCTTGGCTTTGTGGCAGGAATTATGTTTGGCTTGCGCCAAGACCCGAATGCACCACCGATTGGCCGCACCATTGGGGCATTTCAAGCAGCTTGGCTTTTGCTTGGCCGCCTCAGTTTTGATCGTTCGAGTAGCGATTTAACGTGGCGTTTGTTGCCTGTGGGTTTAGCACTCGCCAGCGGTTTATGGCTGACATGGAGTCATCCACGGCGAAACATTATTTTAAGCTTGTGGCTCTTGCCTACGCTGCTCTTTTTGGCGGTATTGGCAGCAGGCTCGCCGCTCTACGAGCCACGTTACCTTAGTTTTAGTTTGCCGCTATTTTGTTTGATTTTGGCCTTGGGATTGGCAGGCATGGCCCAACAACGCTGGCTCAGTGCTGGCAGTATCGTGGCAATCGGTGGGCTAAGCGCTTGGTTGGTGTTTCAGCAGCCTTATGGCATTTGGAGCGGCAACGCTGTCAAAGAAGATTATCGGGGGGCCGTCCAAAGTTTGGCTGAGCATGTCGCCCCTGATGATGTCGTGATCGTGCAACCGCCCTATATTGCAACCTTGTATCAATATTATGCCAGCCGTGTTACACCCGATGCCTTGCCGATTGCGCATGGGTTTGGGCGCATCGGGGCAATTGGCTACGATCAAGGCGAGTTTGATAATGATTATGCTGCGTTATTGGCGGGCCAACGCCGTGGCTGGCTGTTGATTGCACCAGAAAATGCCAAAGCGATCGATCCGCCCAACCCGCAATATCCCCAAGACGATATGGGCAAAGTTGGGATTAATTTTCTGACTGCTGATTTAAATGATAAATGGCGGTGCACCGATTTGCCCTATTGGGAATTTAATGCGCTGCGGATTTTGTGTCAGAGCTTTCCACGGCCAATGCAAGTTGAAAATTTGGCGCTGGTAGGCACATGGCCCATTCCCAATTCAGCAACTGCAACCTGGGATAATAACTTACAACTTGAGGGCTACCAACTTCAAACCTGGGCTGATGGATATCAAGCTGGTGGCACATTGCCTGTGCAATTGGCTTGGCGCACCAACAACGTTTTAGCCAAAGATTACCGTTTATTTATTCATTTAGTGCCTGCCTTGGGTGCGCCAGTTGCCGCCCAAGTTGATACCATGCCGCTCAATGGTGGGCTACCAACCAGCCGCTGGCAAGCCAACCAAGCGATTCATGATCAAGTTTCCGTGCCCTTGCCCAAAAATCTCGCCAAAGGCCGTTATTTGGTCGTGCTCGGCTGGTATGATCCCACAATTACTGCGATTGAGGCTCAGCGCTTGCCTGTGACAACCAGCACCGCCCAGCATGGAGCAAACTACATCGAATTGGGCACAGTTGAGATTGAGTAA
- a CDS encoding competence/damage-inducible protein A, producing the protein MQAELIAIGTELTLGTTVDTNSAWLARTLATVGVEVQRVTLVADDIGAITEVIAAAWQRSPLVLCTGGLGPTADDLTREAVAQATQRPLEFHQDLFDGIAARFRSFGRTMSESNRQQAFVPMGARPVPNARGTAPSFIIDEGSRALMVFPGVPSEMKFLVETELLPFLRNERGLKSVLLVRSIWLSGTSEAEAGEIIADLMQASYPTVGISAKAAQYEVRISAQGEDPAQVEADIEACAAEVERRLERFLMDRDGLAAHVLRRLTNRSASVAIYEGLRGAPIYNALRSAKPDLVQALRGVTIHPLDQAVDREAAESLAIAGANTVRNNWQASYGIAAVPAQVGADGFTDVCIVLVGKDLQRSFTRRVELKSDDALGFIATAALDLIRRSLEA; encoded by the coding sequence ATGCAAGCTGAATTAATTGCCATCGGTACTGAACTGACCCTTGGCACAACCGTTGATACAAATAGCGCTTGGCTGGCTCGTACCTTGGCCACGGTTGGGGTTGAGGTGCAACGCGTCACTTTGGTTGCCGACGATATTGGTGCCATCACTGAGGTGATCGCGGCGGCTTGGCAACGCAGCCCATTGGTGTTATGCACAGGCGGGCTTGGCCCAACAGCCGACGATCTAACCCGCGAAGCCGTAGCCCAAGCAACCCAGCGCCCCTTGGAATTCCACCAAGATCTGTTTGATGGCATCGCCGCTCGCTTTCGTTCGTTTGGCCGCACGATGAGCGAGAGCAACCGCCAGCAAGCCTTTGTGCCGATGGGCGCTCGACCAGTACCCAATGCGCGTGGCACAGCACCCTCATTCATCATCGACGAAGGCTCACGGGCACTGATGGTGTTTCCAGGTGTACCCAGCGAGATGAAATTTTTGGTCGAAACTGAGTTACTGCCATTTTTGCGCAACGAGCGCGGGCTAAAATCAGTCTTGTTGGTGCGTTCGATTTGGCTCAGTGGTACAAGTGAGGCCGAGGCTGGCGAAATTATTGCCGATCTGATGCAAGCTTCCTATCCAACGGTGGGAATTTCGGCCAAAGCCGCCCAATACGAAGTGCGAATCTCGGCCCAAGGCGAAGATCCAGCCCAAGTTGAGGCTGACATTGAGGCTTGCGCGGCGGAAGTTGAGCGGCGGCTTGAGCGCTTTTTGATGGATCGTGATGGCTTGGCGGCACATGTACTGCGGCGTTTGACCAATCGCTCCGCCAGTGTGGCAATTTATGAAGGCTTACGTGGCGCACCAATCTACAATGCCTTACGTTCAGCCAAACCAGATTTAGTGCAAGCCTTACGTGGCGTGACGATTCATCCACTCGATCAAGCGGTTGATCGCGAGGCTGCTGAATCGTTGGCAATTGCTGGGGCCAACACTGTGCGCAACAATTGGCAGGCCAGCTATGGAATTGCCGCCGTACCAGCCCAAGTTGGAGCCGATGGCTTTACCGATGTCTGCATTGTGCTAGTTGGCAAAGATTTGCAACGCAGCTTCACCCGTCGCGTCGAGTTGAAAAGTGACGACGCATTGGGCTTTATTGCCACAGCCGCGCTTGATCTGATTCGACGCAGCTTGGAAGCATAG
- a CDS encoding DUF4013 domain-containing protein, with protein MAAERFQPLRALITALRIVWSDRMWLPKVALGGLLGSSMFGVIWPQGLVIEHLDNSSRGYRLPLPAWRQFGDKAVMGLLATVMDFVYFIFPQLVAATFLFCAILPFIVGDNNSIATSVTLIIFGTLFGVSFLGSFSPVSKLFFARDGAVEKALGRASFRRALGSNGRWVYFSARLVTLPVYLPALGAGWWLWQLTHIPAVAVWWLLAALWLLMSCLFWAWLIVAQVYFEADQIVADREIEQRLADRKRAIS; from the coding sequence GTGGCAGCCGAACGATTTCAGCCATTGCGAGCATTAATAACCGCCCTGCGAATTGTTTGGAGCGACCGAATGTGGTTGCCCAAAGTTGCGCTTGGTGGCTTGCTTGGTTCAAGCATGTTTGGGGTAATTTGGCCTCAAGGCTTGGTGATTGAGCATCTTGATAATAGCTCGCGCGGCTATCGGCTGCCTTTGCCTGCGTGGCGACAATTTGGCGATAAAGCGGTAATGGGCTTGTTGGCAACCGTGATGGATTTTGTTTATTTTATTTTCCCGCAGTTGGTTGCCGCGACGTTCCTGTTTTGTGCCATTCTGCCATTTATCGTGGGCGACAACAACAGCATTGCCACCAGCGTAACATTAATCATTTTTGGCACACTGTTTGGGGTTAGTTTCTTGGGCAGTTTCTCGCCAGTTAGCAAGCTTTTTTTCGCCCGCGATGGAGCTGTCGAAAAAGCCTTGGGTCGTGCCAGTTTTCGGCGAGCGCTTGGCAGCAATGGTCGTTGGGTCTATTTCAGTGCGCGTTTAGTGACCTTGCCAGTGTATCTACCAGCACTGGGAGCTGGTTGGTGGCTCTGGCAATTGACTCATATTCCAGCAGTGGCGGTGTGGTGGCTGCTGGCGGCATTATGGCTCTTGATGAGTTGTCTGTTTTGGGCTTGGTTGATTGTGGCTCAAGTCTATTTTGAGGCCGACCAAATTGTCGCAGATCGAGAGATCGAGCAGCGTTTAGCTGACCGTAAACGAGCTATCAGCTAG
- the dnaX gene encoding DNA polymerase III subunit gamma/tau, with the protein MSSQALYRKWRSQTFDDLVGQSHIVQALRNAIAANRIGHAYLFTGPRGVGKTSAARILSKAVNCEQSDPRLRPCGECSTCRAIAEGRAVDVIEMDAASHTSVDDAREIIEKVQFRPTQFRKKVYVIDEVHMLSTAAFNALLKTLEEPPDHAMFILATTEFHKVPATILSRCQRFVFNRHTIANTIAHLEWVAGEEGVFLEPGVAEAVARAATGSMRDAMSILDQLMGYGEPQIPLTRVQSLLGATASREVETLVAAFAAEDVSAALSVINTIADQGADLRQFTRDVVSYLRGLMLLKSGGAADLLDVGHDVLATMQSHSQQLALAAILAWLKIFSGLDHQLRTTPYGQLPLEMAVVEALVVPVPTAVAAPSPVRGTVAPITRPTPTAVPRPAEPAPVQRQTPAPNVATPRPAEQPAVGQAPQVVEPTPVPVAAVAAQPMPEAEQHIVLAESEILLAEVEAVWLQVIEDLKPYNPRLQAVLKSCEPLALEDNTLVIGTPSPFHTKQLDDQTQRRLIEDLLAKAVNRQMFVRGEEANRDQQNRARDARRQREEIMKDHVVKAARNIFDARIVGVQEDGS; encoded by the coding sequence ATGTCGTCGCAAGCGTTATATCGAAAATGGCGGTCGCAGACCTTTGATGATTTGGTGGGCCAAAGCCATATTGTGCAAGCCTTGCGCAATGCCATTGCCGCCAATCGCATTGGCCATGCCTATTTATTTACTGGGCCACGCGGGGTTGGCAAAACCAGTGCCGCACGGATTCTTTCCAAGGCGGTTAATTGCGAGCAAAGCGATCCGCGTTTGCGGCCTTGTGGCGAGTGCAGCACCTGCCGCGCAATCGCCGAAGGCCGGGCCGTCGATGTGATTGAGATGGATGCTGCCTCGCATACGAGCGTTGATGATGCTCGCGAGATTATTGAAAAAGTGCAATTTCGCCCAACCCAATTTCGCAAAAAAGTCTATGTAATCGACGAAGTGCATATGTTGAGCACCGCTGCTTTCAATGCGTTGCTCAAAACCCTCGAAGAACCACCCGACCATGCCATGTTTATTTTGGCGACAACCGAATTTCACAAAGTGCCAGCGACAATTCTTTCGCGCTGTCAGCGTTTTGTGTTCAATCGCCATACCATCGCCAACACAATTGCCCATCTCGAATGGGTTGCTGGCGAAGAAGGCGTTTTCCTCGAGCCTGGCGTAGCTGAAGCAGTGGCACGGGCGGCAACCGGCTCAATGCGCGATGCCATGAGCATTCTTGACCAGTTAATGGGCTATGGCGAACCACAAATTCCCTTGACTCGCGTGCAAAGTTTGCTGGGGGCAACTGCCTCGCGCGAGGTCGAAACCTTAGTCGCAGCTTTCGCCGCCGAGGATGTGTCCGCAGCATTAAGCGTAATCAACACGATTGCTGACCAAGGCGCTGATTTACGCCAATTCACCCGCGATGTGGTGAGCTATTTACGTGGCCTGATGTTGCTTAAATCTGGCGGAGCTGCCGATTTGCTCGATGTTGGCCATGATGTGTTGGCCACTATGCAAAGCCATAGCCAACAACTGGCTTTGGCAGCAATTTTAGCTTGGCTCAAAATTTTCAGCGGCCTCGATCATCAATTGCGGACTACGCCCTATGGCCAATTGCCCTTAGAAATGGCGGTCGTTGAAGCCTTGGTTGTGCCAGTGCCAACTGCGGTGGCTGCACCTAGCCCAGTTCGTGGCACTGTGGCTCCGATAACGCGCCCAACTCCAACTGCGGTGCCACGCCCAGCTGAGCCAGCGCCTGTTCAACGCCAAACCCCAGCGCCAAACGTCGCTACTCCACGCCCAGCCGAGCAACCAGCAGTTGGGCAAGCACCACAGGTTGTTGAACCAACGCCCGTGCCAGTTGCTGCCGTGGCAGCCCAACCAATGCCCGAAGCCGAACAACACATCGTTTTAGCTGAATCGGAAATTTTGTTGGCTGAGGTTGAGGCGGTTTGGTTGCAAGTAATCGAAGATCTCAAGCCCTACAATCCACGCTTGCAAGCCGTGCTCAAAAGCTGCGAACCATTGGCGCTCGAAGACAATACCTTGGTGATCGGCACACCCTCGCCATTTCATACCAAACAACTCGACGACCAAACCCAACGTCGGTTGATCGAAGATTTACTGGCCAAAGCGGTGAATCGGCAGATGTTTGTGCGTGGCGAAGAAGCCAACCGCGATCAGCAAAATCGTGCCCGTGATGCTCGTCGCCAGCGCGAGGAGATCATGAAAGATCATGTGGTCAAAGCTGCCCGTAATATTTTCGATGCCCGCATTGTTGGCGTGCAAGAGGATGGCAGCTAA
- a CDS encoding YbaB/EbfC family nucleoid-associated protein: MMDRKMLNQLQQMQKKLMQAQEDLGKTLVEGSAGGGVIEVKMNGHREILSITIAPEAVDPNEIEMLQDLLMLAINDASKKAEELSNAKMGPLTGGLNIPGLF, from the coding sequence ATAATGGATCGCAAAATGCTCAATCAATTGCAACAAATGCAAAAGAAGTTGATGCAAGCTCAAGAAGATTTGGGCAAAACCTTGGTCGAAGGCAGCGCTGGCGGCGGCGTAATCGAAGTTAAGATGAACGGCCACCGCGAAATTCTCAGCATCACAATCGCCCCAGAAGCAGTTGACCCCAACGAAATTGAAATGCTGCAAGACTTGCTGATGCTGGCAATCAATGATGCCTCAAAGAAGGCCGAAGAGCTTTCAAACGCCAAAATGGGGCCACTCACTGGCGGCTTGAATATTCCTGGCTTATTCTAA
- the recR gene encoding recombination mediator RecR, producing the protein MAFGYDTITPEPVSKLIDEFNRLPGIGPKSASRLVFYLLRAKREQSERLANAIMAMKDSTIFCNRCFNITVEDPCTICTNANRNERQVCVVEEPLDVVALERTGEFKGLYHVLHGAISPVEGINPEDLRIRELLARLRVEPIEEVILSTNPNLEGDATAAYLAREIIPLGIRVTRLARGLPMGSDLEYADEVTLGRALQGRREM; encoded by the coding sequence GTGGCATTTGGGTACGATACGATTACACCAGAACCAGTCTCAAAATTAATTGATGAATTTAATCGTTTGCCTGGAATTGGGCCAAAATCGGCCTCGCGCCTGGTTTTTTACCTGCTGCGTGCCAAACGTGAGCAATCTGAGCGCTTGGCCAACGCGATTATGGCCATGAAAGATAGCACGATCTTTTGTAATCGCTGCTTTAACATTACCGTCGAAGACCCTTGCACAATTTGCACGAATGCCAATCGCAATGAGCGCCAAGTCTGTGTAGTCGAGGAGCCACTCGATGTGGTGGCCTTAGAGCGCACTGGCGAATTCAAAGGCCTATATCATGTGCTACACGGAGCCATTTCGCCAGTCGAAGGTATTAATCCCGAAGATTTGCGGATTCGTGAGTTGTTAGCTCGTTTGCGGGTCGAGCCAATCGAAGAAGTGATTCTTTCGACCAATCCCAATCTTGAGGGCGATGCAACGGCGGCCTATCTGGCACGCGAGATTATCCCCTTGGGTATTCGGGTAACGCGCTTGGCGCGGGGCTTGCCAATGGGTAGCGATCTTGAGTATGCCGATGAAGTAACCTTGGGGCGAGCATTGCAAGGCCGTCGCGAAATGTAA
- a CDS encoding roadblock/LC7 domain-containing protein, with the protein MGMKDILASAIETVPGVKLAGVVGTDGLGVEMLLNDVDANFSKDIAEVELGGLAAAAAGAASRLKAGHVRDVAVETDNATYLASQIIPGYFAVLAVNGGGNLGRARFALKQLVVKLQDTL; encoded by the coding sequence ATGGGGATGAAAGACATTTTGGCCAGCGCGATTGAAACCGTACCCGGCGTGAAATTAGCCGGAGTCGTGGGCACAGACGGGCTGGGCGTTGAAATGCTCCTCAACGATGTTGATGCAAACTTTAGCAAAGATATTGCTGAAGTGGAGCTCGGTGGCCTTGCTGCCGCCGCTGCGGGAGCCGCCTCGCGCTTAAAGGCTGGCCATGTCCGTGATGTCGCGGTTGAGACCGATAATGCCACCTACTTGGCATCGCAAATCATCCCCGGCTACTTTGCTGTGTTGGCGGTTAATGGTGGTGGCAATCTTGGCCGCGCCCGCTTTGCGCTCAAACAATTGGTGGTTAAGCTCCAAGATACGCTGTAA
- a CDS encoding DUF2029 domain-containing protein → MLSLTSPNSKIMWSIKLILIIVTLLSIANFTFEYGIKITSEQKTIDFPSFYWASDALFNHNVSPYDFNYLQSNTEKKIFPFLYIPPSAILFYPLSLFEYKNALIIYSIINHLAIIAAIFLLIKIFNYKYLSIQSLLLTIIIYNSYPLVENTYSGQVSVIVLVFLLIFILLKDRFQTIACLALALAIILKMYPIVILPVLLINKNYKLLIKTTSLLLLMTLGSTLFIPSFVWQDWLVNVVPSGGYGEYPEGLTDVSLFDNTGVNGIFTESLIKDDSSKIADYPLFAKAATYIICIGLVIITFFVVYRYIDQNDREALEKIVFVTMPLIFLIAPFSWTHHIITIYPTVIYLLTIYFQNSLKKLNLQMLFIILIILIIFKTSTVIEIFAAVLMLWLMMLEVIIKQKSLWPRPQIVLPPNELPDLAAN, encoded by the coding sequence ATGCTGAGCCTTACATCGCCGAATTCTAAAATCATGTGGTCGATCAAGCTGATATTAATCATTGTTACGTTACTAAGTATCGCTAATTTCACTTTTGAATATGGCATAAAAATTACTAGCGAGCAAAAAACGATTGATTTTCCTTCATTTTATTGGGCGAGTGATGCCTTATTTAATCATAATGTTTCACCATATGATTTTAATTATCTCCAATCAAATACTGAAAAGAAAATATTTCCATTTCTCTATATACCACCAAGTGCTATATTATTTTATCCATTATCATTATTTGAGTATAAAAATGCATTAATTATCTATTCAATTATTAATCACCTTGCAATAATCGCTGCAATATTTCTTTTGATTAAGATTTTTAATTACAAATATCTATCAATTCAATCGTTATTATTGACGATTATCATCTATAATTCATATCCATTAGTTGAAAACACCTATAGCGGTCAAGTTAGTGTTATTGTGCTAGTATTTTTATTGATATTTATACTGTTGAAAGATAGGTTTCAAACTATTGCCTGCTTAGCTTTAGCGCTGGCAATTATTTTAAAAATGTATCCAATTGTTATTTTGCCTGTGCTATTGATTAATAAAAATTATAAATTATTAATTAAAACAACAAGCTTGCTACTATTAATGACCCTTGGATCGACGCTATTTATTCCAAGTTTCGTCTGGCAAGATTGGCTTGTGAATGTTGTACCTAGTGGAGGGTATGGTGAATATCCAGAGGGATTAACTGATGTATCGTTGTTTGATAATACAGGGGTTAATGGAATCTTTACCGAAAGCTTGATCAAAGATGATTCATCAAAGATTGCCGATTATCCGTTATTTGCCAAAGCTGCTACCTATATTATTTGTATTGGCTTAGTCATTATTACATTCTTTGTTGTTTATCGATATATCGATCAAAATGATCGTGAGGCGCTTGAAAAAATTGTTTTTGTAACGATGCCACTCATCTTTTTGATTGCTCCTTTTTCTTGGACACATCATATTATTACAATCTATCCAACCGTTATCTATTTACTGACGATCTACTTTCAGAATAGTTTGAAGAAACTTAATCTTCAAATGCTTTTTATAATCTTGATAATATTAATTATTTTCAAGACATCGACAGTGATTGAGATATTTGCAGCGGTATTGATGCTCTGGCTAATGATGTTAGAAGTTATTATCAAGCAAAAATCGTTGTGGCCCCGTCCACAAATTGTTCTACCGCCTAATGAATTGCCTGATTTGGCGGCGAATTAA